One genomic region from Deinococcus planocerae encodes:
- the ypfJ gene encoding KPN_02809 family neutral zinc metallopeptidase, translated as MDWQNLPGGGNIEDRRGGGVPGGGIAAGGVGGLIIALIAMFFGVDPSVVLGGGQGTPTTQTRPQTQPGAQDEAYQFVDRILGSTNTVWSGVFREAGRTYTPPTLVLFSGVVQSACGQASSAVGPFYCPLDNKVYLDTSFFSQMDRRLGGGGDFAYSYVIAHEVGHHVQNELGIADQVERAQRQSRSEAEANQYGVRLELQADCFAGVWGNRVATLANLTEADVREAVNTASAIGDDTLQRQGQGYVVPDSFTHGTSDQRVRWFMTGFRTGDPNRCDTFNQNYGQL; from the coding sequence ATGGACTGGCAAAACCTTCCCGGAGGCGGGAATATCGAGGACCGCAGGGGCGGAGGCGTCCCCGGCGGCGGCATCGCGGCGGGCGGCGTCGGCGGGCTGATCATCGCCCTGATCGCCATGTTCTTCGGGGTGGACCCGAGTGTGGTCCTGGGCGGCGGGCAGGGCACGCCCACCACCCAGACGCGGCCCCAGACCCAACCCGGCGCGCAGGACGAGGCGTACCAGTTCGTCGACCGCATCCTGGGCAGCACGAACACCGTCTGGAGCGGTGTTTTCCGGGAGGCCGGTCGGACATACACGCCGCCGACGCTGGTGCTCTTCAGTGGCGTGGTGCAGAGTGCCTGCGGTCAGGCGAGCAGCGCGGTGGGGCCCTTTTACTGCCCGCTCGACAACAAGGTGTACCTCGACACCAGCTTCTTCTCCCAGATGGACCGCCGGCTCGGCGGGGGCGGGGACTTCGCGTACTCGTACGTGATCGCGCACGAGGTCGGGCACCACGTGCAGAACGAACTGGGCATCGCCGATCAGGTCGAGCGGGCCCAGCGGCAGTCGCGCAGCGAGGCCGAGGCGAACCAGTACGGGGTGCGGCTCGAACTCCAGGCGGACTGCTTCGCGGGCGTGTGGGGCAACCGGGTCGCCACCCTCGCCAACCTGACCGAGGCGGACGTGCGCGAGGCCGTGAACACCGCCTCCGCCATCGGGGACGATACCCTCCAGCGCCAGGGGCAGGGCTACGTCGTGCCCGACTCGTTCACCCACGGGACGAGCGATCAGCGCGTGCGCTGGTTCATGACGGGCTTCCGGACCGGGGACCCCAACCGCTGCGACACCTTCAACCAGAATTACGGCCAGCTCTGA